A single window of Desulfovibrio sp. G11 DNA harbors:
- a CDS encoding cell division protein ZapB: protein MYRLRALSAAQGVARHGFFFDFTSSILANGLVRCYLSGMELLEKLETQVAALLARLDRLRAENERVSAESAALGEEKAALEDENHRLREALENEEQLRAQALKRIDAVLRNIQEHDSVE from the coding sequence ATGTACAGGTTACGGGCCTTATCCGCTGCGCAAGGCGTCGCGCGGCACGGTTTTTTTTTCGACTTTACCTCTTCCATTCTTGCCAATGGTCTGGTGCGGTGCTATTTATCAGGCATGGAACTTCTGGAAAAGCTTGAGACGCAAGTTGCGGCTCTTCTGGCCAGGCTTGACCGCCTTCGGGCGGAAAACGAGCGCGTCAGCGCCGAGTCTGCCGCTTTGGGGGAGGAAAAGGCCGCCCTGGAAGATGAAAACCACAGGCTGCGCGAAGCGCTTGAAAATGAAGAGCAGCTGCGTGCCCAGGCGCTCAAACGCATTGACGCCGTGTTGCGCAACATTCAGGAGCATGACAGCGTAGAGTAG
- a CDS encoding cell division protein ZapA → MNQEAINLTVLGLSIAFKPGADMDRVQEAVRLVEERFTDQKLRFHGGQTKDILLTFMALGLADDLLQSQKELAGVQDRVTAMLSKIEGSV, encoded by the coding sequence GTGAATCAGGAAGCTATCAACCTTACCGTTCTTGGGCTGAGCATCGCCTTCAAGCCCGGTGCAGATATGGACCGCGTGCAGGAAGCTGTAAGGCTCGTGGAAGAACGGTTTACTGACCAGAAGCTGAGGTTCCATGGAGGGCAGACCAAGGATATTCTGCTGACCTTTATGGCCCTTGGACTGGCGGATGATTTGTTGCAATCGCAAAAAGAGCTGGCAGGTGTGCAAGATCGCGTAACTGCCATGCTTTCCAAGATAGAGGGATCTGTTTAG
- the rny gene encoding ribonuclease Y yields the protein MDPLVIAALLASVVLGAALGAVVCKRSTTKRIGDADDLAKRIVAEARKEAQAQKKEILLQGQDDLFNQKRELENEFKEREREVKTRERKLEEMSGRLEEKLEKATAKEHELLASEKDLARKERQLSETEMFLQTRIEEQEQRLAQISGFTAEEAKVQLFMEVEAKTRHESAKMIRQIEMEARETADRKAKEILCNVIQRYAGDYVNEQTVTAVTLPSEDMKGRIIGREGRNIRALESATGVDLIIDDTPETVILSAYSPLRRQVAKMALERLIQDGRIHPARIEDIVQKCEQELDAQVREVGEQATFDAGVHGIHPEIVRLLGQLRYRTSFTQNVLQHSLEVSALCGMMAAELGMDVKKAKRAGLLHDIGKAVDHEVEGPHALIGADLAKKYNESQEIIHAIAAHHEDQRPSTALAVLVQAADSISGARPGARKELLENYVKRLEDLEGIATSFDGVSKAYAIQAGREIRVMVNSDQVDDDTTYVLCKDIAEKIEKNLTYPGQIRVTVIRERRAVGLAK from the coding sequence ATGGACCCATTAGTTATAGCGGCGCTGCTCGCGTCTGTGGTGCTGGGGGCGGCACTGGGCGCGGTGGTGTGCAAACGGTCTACAACCAAGCGTATCGGCGACGCCGATGACCTGGCCAAACGCATTGTGGCCGAGGCCCGCAAAGAAGCGCAGGCCCAGAAAAAAGAAATTTTGCTCCAGGGACAGGACGACCTGTTCAACCAGAAACGCGAGCTGGAAAATGAATTCAAGGAACGCGAGCGCGAGGTCAAGACCCGCGAGCGCAAGCTTGAGGAAATGAGCGGGCGCCTTGAGGAGAAGCTTGAAAAAGCCACAGCCAAGGAACACGAACTGCTCGCTTCAGAAAAAGATCTGGCTCGTAAGGAACGGCAGCTTTCAGAAACAGAAATGTTCCTGCAAACCCGCATTGAGGAGCAGGAGCAGCGCCTGGCGCAGATTTCGGGTTTTACTGCTGAAGAAGCCAAGGTGCAGCTTTTTATGGAAGTGGAGGCGAAGACGCGGCACGAATCGGCCAAGATGATCCGGCAGATCGAAATGGAAGCCCGCGAAACCGCAGACCGCAAAGCCAAAGAAATTCTCTGTAACGTCATTCAGCGCTATGCGGGCGACTATGTGAACGAGCAGACCGTCACCGCCGTCACCCTGCCCAGCGAAGATATGAAAGGCCGTATCATTGGCCGTGAAGGGCGCAATATCCGCGCTCTCGAGTCTGCCACCGGCGTGGACCTCATTATTGACGATACCCCTGAGACAGTCATTCTTTCCGCCTACAGCCCGTTACGCCGCCAGGTCGCCAAGATGGCGCTGGAGCGTCTTATTCAGGACGGGCGCATCCACCCCGCGCGCATTGAAGACATTGTTCAGAAGTGCGAGCAGGAACTGGATGCCCAGGTGCGCGAAGTGGGCGAGCAGGCCACCTTCGATGCGGGCGTGCACGGCATACACCCTGAAATCGTTCGCCTTCTCGGCCAGTTGCGCTACCGTACCTCCTTTACGCAAAATGTGCTGCAGCATTCGCTTGAGGTGTCGGCCCTGTGTGGCATGATGGCGGCAGAGCTTGGTATGGACGTGAAGAAAGCCAAGCGTGCCGGGTTGCTGCATGACATCGGCAAGGCCGTGGACCACGAGGTTGAAGGGCCGCATGCCCTTATCGGGGCGGATCTGGCGAAAAAGTATAATGAAAGCCAGGAAATCATCCATGCCATCGCCGCCCACCACGAAGATCAGCGCCCTTCAACGGCTCTGGCTGTGCTGGTGCAGGCTGCGGACTCCATTTCCGGCGCACGCCCCGGCGCACGCAAGGAACTGCTGGAAAACTATGTGAAGAGGCTGGAAGACCTGGAGGGCATCGCCACCAGTTTTGATGGCGTCAGCAAGGCTTACGCTATCCAGGCCGGGCGTGAAATCCGCGTGATGGTTAACTCCGATCAGGTCGATGATGACACAACCTATGTCCTTTGCAAGGATATAGCTGAAAAAATTGAAAAAAATCTGACATATCCCGGACAGATCCGCGTAACGGTCATCCGTGAGCGGCGTGCCGTAGGCCTTGCCAAGTAG
- a CDS encoding TRIC cation channel family protein, translated as MMQDPLLYVFDLAASFMLAAAASCRARNGGAHFSGAAVLACLAGLAAPLLRDALLGHPVLALNRGDYLAAAVAGAVAGTLAARLGHAWRAFYWLDSMGLGLAAGVGGVRGAVFGLGVVGCLVLGVLAALAGGLVRDVALGDTARLVEEDSYATAAALGVMLALMALLYGGMPLWMCALACCGLVLVLRALRLRKGLQGGI; from the coding sequence ATGATGCAAGACCCTCTTCTATATGTATTTGATCTGGCGGCCAGCTTTATGCTGGCCGCCGCCGCATCCTGCCGGGCGCGCAACGGCGGAGCACACTTCAGTGGCGCGGCGGTTCTGGCCTGTCTGGCTGGACTGGCCGCGCCGCTTTTGCGTGATGCCCTGCTGGGGCATCCTGTCCTGGCGCTGAACAGAGGGGATTATCTGGCTGCGGCAGTGGCCGGCGCGGTGGCCGGAACTCTGGCTGCGCGTCTGGGGCATGCGTGGCGGGCTTTTTACTGGCTGGACAGTATGGGCCTGGGGCTGGCGGCCGGTGTAGGGGGTGTGCGCGGCGCTGTTTTCGGCCTGGGTGTCGTGGGCTGCCTTGTGCTCGGGGTATTGGCGGCACTGGCCGGGGGGCTTGTGCGGGATGTCGCCCTGGGGGACACCGCCCGGCTGGTAGAGGAAGACAGCTACGCCACTGCAGCGGCTCTGGGCGTTATGCTTGCCCTTATGGCCCTGCTTTACGGCGGCATGCCCCTCTGGATGTGTGCGCTCGCATGTTGCGGGCTGGTACTCGTGCTGCGCGCCTTGCGCCTGCGTAAGGGCCTTCAGGGCGGCATTTGA
- a CDS encoding IS4 family transposase — MPHKEILDLSHHTTLFSQLLSLIPGHVFEKLERKHKTGRSSRQFGFKEQFTVMAFIQLAARRSLRDGLRALEAAKRRLYHLGLKSVARSTVADANNSRPVEFFKDLFAEMYGLCHLRAPRHKFRFKCKLYSMDATTISLCLSIFPWASFRRNKAGVKVNTVLDHDGYIPAFLDINNAKTHESRMAKSLSLPKGSIVTFDKGYICYSWFRMLTAKGIFFVTRLKSNAAYKLVDRRAVDRKTGVTSDHIIDVSSRGKTTRLRRIGYRDAKTGKRYEFLTNHFRLSAKTIADIYKERWQIEIFFREVKQNLHIKSFVGRSENAVHIQIYTALTVYLLLAYQKFLSKLGLSVQQLFELICLNLFGKDSLEELLNPRRRKTINTYSYSLLAMGA; from the coding sequence TTGCCACACAAGGAGATTTTGGACTTGAGCCATCATACTACACTCTTCTCTCAACTGCTATCCCTGATACCGGGACATGTTTTTGAAAAACTCGAACGCAAGCACAAAACTGGCCGCTCTTCACGCCAATTTGGATTCAAGGAGCAATTCACCGTCATGGCCTTTATCCAACTCGCTGCAAGGCGCTCTTTACGCGATGGGCTTCGCGCCTTGGAGGCGGCCAAGAGACGGCTGTATCACCTCGGCTTGAAATCAGTAGCGCGTTCCACGGTTGCCGATGCCAACAATTCAAGGCCTGTGGAATTTTTCAAAGACCTGTTCGCTGAAATGTATGGCCTGTGCCATCTTCGTGCGCCTCGTCACAAATTCCGCTTCAAGTGCAAGCTGTACAGCATGGACGCCACCACCATCAGCCTATGCCTGTCCATCTTTCCCTGGGCGTCGTTCCGGCGGAACAAGGCTGGCGTGAAAGTAAATACCGTGCTTGACCACGATGGCTACATTCCCGCTTTTCTCGATATCAACAATGCCAAAACCCACGAAAGCCGCATGGCCAAAAGTCTTTCATTGCCAAAGGGTTCCATCGTCACCTTCGATAAAGGCTATATCTGCTATTCCTGGTTTCGCATGTTGACCGCGAAGGGCATTTTCTTCGTAACCCGACTGAAGAGCAATGCTGCCTATAAGCTCGTTGATCGCCGCGCCGTAGACCGGAAAACCGGGGTCACGTCCGATCACATCATTGACGTGAGCAGCCGGGGAAAAACCACTCGTCTACGCAGAATCGGCTATCGCGATGCGAAAACCGGCAAACGGTACGAATTTTTGACCAACCATTTCCGCCTGTCCGCCAAGACAATTGCTGATATCTATAAAGAACGCTGGCAAATTGAAATATTCTTCCGCGAAGTCAAACAAAATCTGCATATTAAAAGCTTTGTCGGGCGCTCGGAGAATGCGGTGCACATCCAGATTTATACGGCCCTGACCGTGTATTTACTCCTGGCCTATCAGAAATTCCTGAGCAAGCTTGGGCTGTCGGTGCAACAACTCTTCGAGCTCATTTGCTTGAATCTGTTCGGCAAGGATTCTCTGGAAGAACTTCTGAATCCACGAAGACGAAAAACTATAAACACCTATAGTTATAGCCTGTTAGCTATGGGTGCTTAA
- a CDS encoding cobaltochelatase CobT-related protein, producing the protein MIRTKDVLNCLPLLASVLGDQYGVQVCIGGKEACTNGKVIYLPALPTDCEPELLAMARGFVDHEAAHIRHTDFTALRTAKLDPVTFNLFNCLEDWRIEKKLSAIFPGCRHNLNWLIRRFFVEEAESRAGDDPPALAVLDYVLLTVRAWDVEEVNRPRMAAVDALLKHFPGLREVLDAVLAKVYIHCPDTAAAMAYARQLAQSIRQWEPQQQQKETRENGADLCDSAPQSDQDISSDCASQTQQPTSPSRAKDQLAALLHAEAQDLPQNLGELLSTALTLCQAESAFEKVTVAIEGFRQSGALPEEQKLQALQASTALRTRLQGLLQARTQKRCSIGRRGALHPGSLHRLQTGNPRIFSREAEQTGLNTAVHILLDVSGSMSGIPIVLAKQACFAVAKALENIKGVNPAVTAFPAMASTSSVFPIMRHGQKVPDSFDINASGGTPLAAALWWVMQTMLFLKEQRKIILIITDGVPDSTHAAIHAVTVAQKLGYEVYGLGIRDEHIAHLLPQTSRVINDLSDLAPVMFDMLQTALLKGGAA; encoded by the coding sequence ATGATACGCACAAAAGACGTTCTCAACTGTCTGCCCCTGCTGGCGTCCGTGCTAGGCGACCAGTACGGGGTGCAGGTATGTATTGGTGGCAAGGAAGCCTGCACCAACGGCAAAGTTATCTATTTGCCTGCATTGCCTACGGATTGCGAGCCGGAATTGCTGGCAATGGCTCGCGGATTCGTGGATCACGAGGCGGCCCACATAAGGCACACGGATTTTACTGCGCTGAGGACCGCCAAGCTTGATCCTGTAACCTTCAACCTCTTTAACTGCCTGGAGGATTGGCGTATTGAGAAAAAACTGTCTGCCATTTTTCCAGGTTGCCGACACAACTTAAACTGGTTGATACGACGATTCTTTGTAGAAGAAGCAGAGTCAAGGGCCGGGGATGATCCTCCGGCCCTTGCTGTTTTGGACTATGTGCTGTTGACCGTACGGGCCTGGGATGTGGAAGAGGTGAACAGGCCGCGCATGGCAGCAGTAGATGCGCTACTTAAGCACTTCCCCGGCCTGAGGGAAGTACTGGATGCCGTTCTGGCCAAGGTTTACATCCACTGTCCGGATACCGCAGCCGCTATGGCCTATGCCCGGCAATTGGCCCAGAGCATTCGGCAGTGGGAGCCGCAACAGCAACAAAAGGAAACCAGAGAAAACGGAGCTGACCTCTGCGATTCTGCCCCTCAATCAGATCAGGATATTTCGTCTGATTGTGCATCTCAAACGCAGCAACCCACATCTCCCAGCAGGGCCAAGGATCAACTCGCAGCCTTGTTGCATGCCGAAGCGCAAGACCTGCCTCAAAACCTGGGTGAGCTTCTTTCAACGGCACTTACCCTTTGTCAGGCTGAATCGGCCTTTGAGAAGGTTACGGTGGCTATTGAAGGGTTTCGACAGTCTGGAGCATTACCGGAAGAGCAGAAGCTGCAAGCCCTTCAGGCCAGCACAGCCTTGCGCACCCGGCTCCAGGGCCTTTTGCAGGCTCGGACACAAAAGCGGTGCAGCATCGGTCGGCGCGGGGCCTTACACCCCGGCTCGCTCCATCGGCTGCAAACGGGCAATCCGCGCATTTTCAGCAGGGAGGCGGAACAGACTGGCCTCAACACTGCTGTGCATATTCTGCTGGATGTCAGCGGCAGTATGAGCGGCATACCCATCGTTTTGGCAAAGCAGGCGTGCTTTGCAGTGGCAAAGGCGCTGGAAAATATCAAAGGCGTAAATCCTGCGGTCACGGCTTTTCCAGCTATGGCTTCCACAAGTTCTGTCTTCCCCATCATGCGGCATGGTCAAAAGGTGCCGGACAGCTTCGACATCAATGCTTCAGGCGGTACACCTCTGGCTGCGGCCCTGTGGTGGGTCATGCAGACCATGCTGTTTCTCAAGGAACAACGGAAAATCATTCTCATCATTACTGACGGAGTACCCGACAGTACACACGCAGCAATCCATGCTGTGACCGTAGCGCAAAAACTTGGTTATGAGGTGTACGGGCTTGGCATCCGTGATGAACACATCGCCCACCTGCTACCACAGACCAGTCGGGTCATCAACGATCTGTCCGACCTGGCCCCCGTCATGTTTGACATGCTCCAAACCGCCTTACTCAAAGGCGGTGCAGCATGA
- a CDS encoding DUF3150 domain-containing protein — protein MAPIVSDIRILDNLLALNLNVSLWSARRKMSQDDLGGAERPPEDLASLGSKRIADPENLKVFGTLKARAFNYLDRHGVRFMSGWAIPEEKAGEIVQELCNIRNDFQKEKEAFLAGYDQNVQAWIEKHHQWGEIIRNSIVGPDYVRARMDFRWQLYKVSPLEQHTDNTAVLEAGLAEEIQGLGGTLFGEVAKSAEDIWRRVYHGKTEVTHKALSPLRTLHTKLTGLSFVEPHVAPVADIVQAALQRIPKKGNITGTDLLLLQGLVCLLKDSDALVAHAQKVIEGYGPAFVLDALLADPGSIHEPDGPAGQMDGIVDGGPDDTPILPDTLPVETAVPHPAIPSLGLW, from the coding sequence ATGGCACCGATTGTTTCTGACATTCGCATTCTGGACAATTTGCTGGCCCTTAACCTCAATGTCAGTCTGTGGTCAGCCCGACGCAAGATGAGCCAGGATGACCTGGGGGGAGCGGAACGGCCACCCGAAGACCTGGCGTCCCTTGGTTCCAAACGCATCGCCGACCCGGAAAACCTCAAGGTATTCGGCACACTCAAGGCCCGTGCCTTCAACTATCTGGACAGACACGGAGTGCGCTTCATGTCCGGCTGGGCCATTCCTGAAGAAAAAGCCGGTGAAATCGTGCAGGAGCTTTGCAACATCCGCAACGACTTCCAGAAAGAAAAAGAGGCCTTTCTGGCGGGCTATGATCAAAATGTGCAGGCCTGGATAGAAAAGCATCATCAGTGGGGTGAAATTATACGTAATTCCATCGTGGGGCCGGATTATGTTCGCGCCCGCATGGATTTTCGCTGGCAGTTGTACAAGGTATCCCCGCTGGAGCAGCACACGGACAACACAGCCGTGCTGGAAGCCGGGCTTGCAGAAGAGATCCAGGGGCTCGGGGGTACACTCTTTGGCGAAGTAGCCAAGTCTGCCGAAGACATCTGGCGGCGCGTCTACCACGGCAAGACGGAAGTGACCCACAAAGCACTTTCGCCTCTGCGGACGCTGCATACCAAACTCACGGGCTTGTCTTTCGTAGAACCTCATGTGGCCCCAGTGGCTGATATCGTGCAGGCCGCACTGCAGCGCATACCCAAGAAGGGCAATATCACCGGTACTGACTTGTTGCTCCTGCAAGGGTTGGTCTGCCTGCTCAAGGACAGTGATGCCCTGGTGGCACACGCCCAGAAAGTTATCGAAGGTTATGGCCCGGCCTTTGTGCTGGATGCCCTGCTGGCCGATCCGGGCAGTATCCACGAGCCGGACGGACCCGCTGGCCAGATGGATGGTATTGTGGATGGCGGCCCGGATGACACGCCCATCCTGCCGGATACGCTCCCAGTGGAAACGGCTGTGCCACACCCTGCCATTCCCAGCTTAGGCCTGTGGTGA
- a CDS encoding putative toxin-antitoxin system toxin component, PIN family, which yields MAPRVVLDTNCLVSALIFSKGRIAEFRQIWQTEGIIPVVCRETVTELIRVLSYPKFKLEPQEIESLLAEFLPWAETFPLEIPLEEVSELRDRDDAVFIHLAKAANAAFLVSGDKHLLELRHIFPELQITTPAELLRHISKHN from the coding sequence ATGGCCCCTCGTGTAGTTTTAGACACAAACTGCCTTGTTTCCGCGCTTATTTTCTCAAAGGGAAGAATAGCTGAGTTCCGTCAAATATGGCAGACTGAAGGAATCATCCCTGTAGTTTGTCGTGAAACCGTCACTGAATTGATCAGGGTGTTAAGTTACCCAAAGTTCAAGCTGGAACCCCAAGAAATTGAGAGTTTGCTCGCTGAATTTCTGCCCTGGGCTGAGACTTTCCCACTTGAAATTCCTCTTGAAGAAGTTTCAGAGCTTCGTGACAGGGACGATGCAGTCTTCATTCATTTAGCAAAAGCAGCCAATGCCGCTTTTCTAGTGTCTGGGGATAAACACTTATTAGAACTGCGGCATATATTTCCAGAACTGCAAATAACAACCCCCGCAGAGCTTTTAAGGCATATTTCAAAACATAACTAA
- a CDS encoding AbrB/MazE/SpoVT family DNA-binding domain-containing protein, whose product MLAKLTSKNQLTLPKAIVQQIDQPEYFDVSLEDGRIVLTPMQVRPVDAVRNKLAALGISEQDVTDAVQWGRRA is encoded by the coding sequence ATGCTTGCCAAACTTACCTCTAAGAATCAGCTTACGCTTCCAAAGGCCATTGTGCAGCAGATTGACCAGCCCGAATATTTCGATGTGTCGCTGGAAGATGGTCGCATAGTCCTCACGCCCATGCAGGTACGGCCAGTTGACGCCGTACGCAACAAACTAGCGGCTCTTGGCATCAGTGAGCAGGATGTAACGGATGCTGTCCAGTGGGGGCGTAGAGCATAG
- a CDS encoding IS4 family transposase — MPHKEILDLSHHTTLFSQLLSLIPGHVFEKLERKHKTGRSSRQFGFKEQFTVMAFIQLAARRSLRDGLRALEAAKRRLYHLGLKSVARSTVADANNSRPVEFFKDLFAEMYGLCHLRAPRHKFRFKCKLYSMDATTISLCLSIFPWASFRRNKAGVKVNTVLDHDGYIPAFLDINNAKTHESRMAKSLSLPKGSIVTFDKGYICYSWFRMLTAKGIFFVTRLKSNAAYKLVDRRAVDRKTGVTSDHIIDVSSRGKTTRLRRIGYRDAKTGKRYEFLTNHFRLSAKTIADIYKERWQIEIFFREVKQNLHIKSFVGRSENAVHIQIYTALTVYLLLAYQKFLSKLGLSVQQLFELICLNLFGKDSLEELLNPRRRKTINTYSYSLLAMGA; from the coding sequence TTGCCACACAAGGAGATTTTGGACTTGAGCCATCATACTACACTCTTCTCTCAACTGCTATCCCTGATACCGGGACATGTTTTTGAAAAACTCGAACGCAAGCACAAAACTGGCCGCTCTTCACGCCAATTTGGATTCAAGGAGCAATTCACCGTCATGGCCTTTATCCAACTCGCTGCAAGGCGCTCTTTACGCGATGGGCTTCGCGCCTTGGAGGCGGCCAAGAGACGGCTGTATCACCTCGGCTTGAAATCAGTAGCGCGTTCCACGGTTGCCGATGCCAACAATTCAAGGCCTGTGGAATTTTTCAAAGACCTGTTCGCTGAAATGTATGGCCTGTGCCATCTTCGTGCGCCTCGTCACAAATTCCGCTTCAAGTGCAAGCTGTACAGCATGGACGCCACCACCATCAGCCTATGCCTGTCCATCTTTCCCTGGGCGTCGTTCCGGCGGAACAAGGCTGGCGTGAAAGTAAATACCGTGCTTGACCACGATGGCTACATTCCCGCTTTTCTCGATATCAACAATGCCAAAACCCACGAAAGCCGCATGGCCAAAAGTCTTTCATTGCCAAAGGGTTCCATCGTCACCTTCGATAAAGGCTATATCTGCTATTCCTGGTTTCGCATGTTGACCGCGAAGGGCATTTTCTTCGTAACCCGACTGAAGAGCAATGCTGCCTATAAGCTCGTTGATCGCCGCGCCGTAGACCGGAAAACCGGGGTCACGTCCGATCACATCATTGACGTGAGCAGCCGGGGAAAAACCACTCGTCTACGCAGAATCGGCTATCGCGATGCGAAAACCGGCAAACGGTACGAATTTTTGACCAACCATTTCCGCCTGTCCGCCAAGACAATTGCTGATATCTATAAAGAACGCTGGCAAATTGAAATATTCTTCCGCGAAGTCAAACAAAATCTGCATATTAAAAGCTTTGTCGGGCGCTCGGAGAATGCGGTGCACATCCAGATTTATACGGCCCTGACCGTGTATTTACTCCTGGCCTATCAGAAATTCCTGAGCAAGCTTGGGCTGTCGGTGCAACAACTCTTCGAGCTCATTTGCTTGAATCTGTTCGGCAAGGATTCTCTGGAAGAACTTCTGAATCCGCGAAGACGAAAAACTATAAACACCTATAGTTATAGCCTGTTAGCTATGGGTGCTTAA
- a CDS encoding ERF family protein encodes MNQYQSESITDLAKALLNVQRTVRPVTKDAENPFTKSWYASLNSVMDACRDTLIENGIWLCQYPVPVEQPNSLGLVTQLTHAESGQWQSSLAVVPLPKADPQGMGSAVTYARRYALTAMLGMVTEDDDGEGAITSRKTPSRPKLPVNATEARKAASGGTNVANSSPTTSNRPAAGLENLPPLEGITYQQVTAQDGRPCIIASGNTQAKKEILTGAGFRWNPQRKLWWKYVDAA; translated from the coding sequence ATGAACCAATACCAATCAGAAAGCATTACCGATTTGGCAAAGGCCCTGCTCAACGTGCAGCGAACCGTGCGACCCGTCACCAAAGACGCGGAAAATCCTTTCACCAAAAGCTGGTACGCCAGCCTTAACAGCGTCATGGACGCCTGCCGAGATACGCTCATTGAAAATGGCATCTGGCTGTGTCAGTACCCCGTGCCTGTGGAACAGCCCAACTCCTTAGGGCTGGTTACCCAGCTGACGCATGCAGAATCTGGTCAGTGGCAAAGCTCCCTCGCCGTAGTTCCATTGCCCAAGGCCGATCCGCAGGGCATGGGATCGGCAGTAACATACGCTCGCCGCTATGCGCTGACTGCCATGCTGGGCATGGTCACGGAAGATGACGACGGTGAAGGGGCAATAACTAGCCGAAAAACGCCCTCACGTCCGAAATTGCCCGTAAACGCCACTGAGGCACGAAAAGCGGCTTCGGGCGGCACTAACGTCGCGAATAGTTCTCCAACCACTTCAAATCGACCGGCAGCAGGCCTTGAAAATCTTCCTCCACTGGAGGGCATTACCTACCAGCAGGTCACGGCCCAAGACGGGCGGCCCTGCATCATTGCCAGCGGAAATACGCAAGCCAAAAAGGAAATACTTACAGGCGCAGGCTTCCGCTGGAACCCGCAGAGAAAATTATGGTGGAAATATGTTGATGCCGCATAG
- a CDS encoding immunity protein produces the protein MTTEYNFATALERAFVELVAGRVKAKGWKKGEFAAKVWPNDTPKAAAARWTAMRSKASNTGKPQGVLISDAQLMADVLGEDLSYLMAVAKEQARTQPEE, from the coding sequence ATGACAACAGAATACAATTTCGCCACCGCCCTTGAGCGGGCGTTTGTGGAGCTTGTAGCTGGCAGGGTGAAAGCGAAAGGCTGGAAAAAAGGCGAGTTCGCCGCCAAAGTCTGGCCAAACGACACGCCAAAAGCGGCGGCAGCCAGATGGACAGCCATGCGCAGTAAAGCCTCCAACACCGGGAAACCGCAAGGTGTCTTGATTTCAGACGCCCAACTTATGGCTGACGTGCTGGGAGAAGATCTCAGCTACCTGATGGCTGTGGCCAAAGAGCAGGCCAGAACACAGCCGGAGGAATAA
- a CDS encoding helix-turn-helix transcriptional regulator: MKVPKHISIGDQVIDLEKAIADALEKILAPVAEVICEMERIRRKEYLTEKEVALLFSLSAATLKTQRSRGEGPNYIKKGNRILYSPHSIRSYLRDKAKTS, from the coding sequence ATGAAAGTCCCTAAGCATATTTCCATAGGCGATCAGGTCATCGACCTTGAAAAGGCAATAGCCGACGCCCTGGAGAAAATCCTCGCGCCGGTCGCTGAGGTAATTTGCGAAATGGAGCGAATCCGCCGGAAGGAATATTTGACAGAGAAAGAAGTGGCATTGCTGTTTTCCTTATCGGCTGCTACCTTGAAGACACAGAGGAGCCGTGGAGAAGGGCCGAACTATATAAAGAAAGGTAATCGTATTTTATACTCTCCCCACTCCATCCGGTCATATTTGAGGGATAAAGCAAAAACATCTTAG